In the genome of Pelodiscus sinensis isolate JC-2024 chromosome 3, ASM4963464v1, whole genome shotgun sequence, one region contains:
- the LOC142827521 gene encoding uncharacterized protein LOC142827521, whose product MRKATFRELCTWLAPALQHQDTHLRPAIPLEKRVAIVLWKLATPDSYRSVGHQFGVGKSTVGAVLMEVVTAINAELLHRTVRLGDLQNILAGFAGLGFPNCGGALDGTHIPIRAPPHRAVHQ is encoded by the exons atgcggaaggccaccttccgggagctctgtacctggctcgcccctgcactgcaacaccaggacacccacttgcggcccgccatccccctggagaagcgcgttGCCATtgtgctctggaagctggccacccccgacagctaccgctctgtggggcatcagtttggtgtggggaagtctaccgttggggccgtcttgatggag gtggtgacggccatcaatgcggagctgctccacaggaccgttcgcctcggagacctgcagaacatcctggctggatttgcggggctggggttcccaaactgcggtggagcactggacgggacccacatccctatccgtgccccgccccatcgagcggtacatcaatag